In Myxococcales bacterium, one DNA window encodes the following:
- a CDS encoding BamA/TamA family outer membrane protein: MPMWAARGIFVSGSILLLICVGPALAEETAGSEGRAEDFGLFRSTIDMDALERGESGLQDPPSDVLGDDETGGPEDRRGEPFVAPIPFRSPTLGWGGALVGGYIFRIDPEDRGSPPSSVALAGFGSENKSFGGVLTGLFHISEDLWRVTSVFNANRINYDFYGIGSEAADRGDKIEIQADTLMGSLEVLRRLPEQLKIFGVPIFLGPSVEVSRTENSVSKGVLPPGVSSSELDETRIGFGIHLQRDSRDESFFPMAGSLSDLDFKFFDSGIGSDFSYRVWDVSYRRYDELWKDGVLAFRVFGRFTEGNTPFSDLSQHDLRGYEPGRYQDAIHLAGEIELRQHLYKRLAGTVFAGLGQVAPAIDDLSDDRLLWSAGFGLRFRLTEQNRMNYRADAAWGRDGFEFYFSLTEAF, translated from the coding sequence ATGCCGATGTGGGCTGCCCGTGGGATTTTCGTTTCTGGATCGATTCTGCTCCTAATTTGCGTCGGACCGGCCCTTGCGGAGGAGACCGCCGGCTCTGAAGGGCGCGCCGAAGACTTCGGACTCTTCAGATCGACGATCGACATGGACGCCCTTGAACGGGGCGAATCCGGCCTGCAGGACCCACCTTCGGATGTGCTGGGCGACGACGAGACTGGCGGGCCCGAGGATAGGCGGGGTGAGCCCTTCGTGGCGCCGATCCCGTTTCGCAGCCCCACTCTCGGCTGGGGCGGCGCCCTCGTGGGTGGCTACATCTTTCGCATTGATCCCGAGGACCGTGGATCTCCGCCGTCGAGTGTGGCGCTCGCGGGGTTCGGATCGGAGAACAAGAGCTTCGGAGGTGTGCTAACGGGCCTCTTCCACATTAGCGAGGACCTGTGGCGGGTGACCTCCGTCTTCAACGCAAATCGGATCAACTACGACTTCTACGGTATCGGTAGCGAGGCAGCCGATCGGGGCGACAAGATCGAAATCCAGGCCGACACACTTATGGGCAGCCTCGAGGTCCTACGTCGACTCCCGGAGCAGCTGAAGATCTTTGGCGTGCCGATCTTCCTGGGCCCCAGCGTCGAGGTCAGCCGGACCGAGAACTCGGTCAGCAAGGGCGTCCTACCGCCGGGCGTCTCCAGCTCGGAGCTGGACGAGACCCGCATCGGCTTCGGCATCCACCTTCAGCGTGACAGCCGAGACGAATCCTTCTTCCCGATGGCAGGCAGCTTGAGCGATCTCGACTTCAAGTTCTTCGATAGCGGAATCGGGAGTGACTTCAGCTACCGAGTGTGGGATGTCTCGTATCGCCGCTACGACGAGTTGTGGAAGGATGGCGTGCTCGCCTTCCGGGTCTTCGGCCGCTTCACCGAGGGAAACACACCTTTCTCTGATCTGTCGCAACATGACCTGCGTGGGTACGAGCCCGGTCGCTACCAGGACGCGATTCACCTGGCGGGCGAGATCGAGCTCCGACAGCATTTGTACAAACGCTTGGCGGGCACGGTCTTCGCCGGTCTCGGCCAGGTGGCGCCCGCAATCGATGATTTGAGCGATGACCGGCTGCTCTGGAGTGCCGGTTTCGGTTTGCGCTTCCGCCTCACCGAGCAGAATCGCATGAACTACCGTGCGGACGCGGCCTGGGGGCGAGACGGCTTCGAGTTCTACTTCTCGCTCACCGAAGCCTTCTAG
- a CDS encoding ABC transporter permease, with the protein MSGAVYLAWRYIAHHRVKTSILVGAIALIAFLPVGLYVIVGESASALTARADATPLLVGARGSSLELVLSSLYFGSESQEQTRFAETERVAASGFADPIPLYVRFRAGDQPIVGTTLEYFDFRGLHFAAGRRFALLGECVVGATAAQRLGVGPGDAVLSSPESVFDLAGVYPLKMRVSGVLEPTQGPDDAAVFVDVKTAWVIAGLGHGHQDLAASGADAAVLARAGGRITANASVVEYNEITPENAESFHFHGDLADLPLTGILAVPHDEKARVLLMGRYEEPGLAVQIVRPRAVMDELLETVIMIRSYVVAALTTVAVATLAVASLVFGLSFRLRQREIETIVKIGGSRAAVIGLLASEVVFVLVFGALLAGLLTGLFARYGDSAIRALFFA; encoded by the coding sequence GTGAGTGGGGCCGTTTATCTCGCCTGGCGCTACATCGCCCACCACCGCGTGAAGACCAGTATCCTGGTGGGCGCGATCGCGCTGATCGCCTTCCTACCGGTGGGTCTTTACGTCATCGTCGGGGAGAGCGCGTCGGCGCTCACAGCTCGTGCGGACGCGACACCTCTTTTAGTCGGGGCCCGGGGTAGCTCCCTCGAATTGGTGCTGAGTTCGCTCTACTTCGGTAGCGAGTCCCAGGAACAGACGCGCTTCGCCGAAACCGAGCGCGTGGCTGCGTCGGGGTTCGCCGATCCCATCCCGTTATACGTGCGCTTTCGCGCCGGCGACCAACCGATCGTCGGGACGACCCTCGAGTACTTCGATTTTCGCGGACTCCACTTCGCAGCGGGTCGGCGCTTTGCGCTGCTCGGCGAGTGCGTTGTGGGGGCAACGGCGGCACAGCGCCTTGGCGTTGGGCCAGGCGACGCAGTGCTTTCCTCGCCCGAGAGTGTCTTTGACCTCGCCGGGGTCTATCCGCTCAAGATGCGTGTCAGCGGTGTGTTGGAGCCCACGCAAGGACCAGATGACGCGGCCGTCTTCGTCGATGTGAAGACGGCCTGGGTGATCGCCGGTCTGGGCCACGGCCACCAGGATCTTGCGGCGTCCGGCGCCGACGCCGCGGTGCTCGCCCGGGCGGGCGGGCGGATCACCGCCAACGCTTCAGTGGTCGAGTACAACGAGATCACGCCGGAGAACGCCGAATCGTTTCACTTTCACGGCGATCTCGCGGACTTACCCCTCACGGGAATTTTGGCCGTTCCCCACGACGAAAAGGCGAGGGTGCTACTGATGGGTCGCTACGAGGAGCCCGGCCTCGCTGTCCAGATCGTGCGTCCGCGCGCCGTGATGGACGAACTGCTCGAGACAGTGATTATGATTCGTAGCTACGTCGTGGCAGCACTCACCACTGTGGCCGTAGCCACGCTCGCGGTGGCGAGCCTCGTATTTGGACTCTCGTTCCGCTTGCGGCAACGGGAGATCGAAACGATCGTCAAGATCGGCGGTTCGCGCGCTGCTGTCATCGGCCTGCTCGCTTCGGAGGTGGTCTTCGTACTCGTATTCGGCGCGCTGCTGGCGGGTCTACTCACCGGGCTGTTCGCCCGATATGGAGACAGCGCTATCCGTGCATTGTTTTTCGCGTGA
- a CDS encoding penicillin-binding protein activator LpoB produces the protein MLSLNVLGCAPKVSRGGHGTANTRLDDAALSTGLDKADLDYLVDQNLKALYDSRFWNTTILNERGDPHLITIFPIRNDTSEHLGDQMETLLSGIETSLVNSGAVWVVSRERQAEMIREVVYQQSGDIDPASAARIGLQLGAKYYVTGKLGAVDERLKKVRRVQYSLFIQVIEVENSLIRFQNESARSKAIKK, from the coding sequence TTGCTTTCCTTGAATGTCCTCGGGTGCGCACCCAAGGTCAGTCGCGGTGGTCATGGCACGGCCAATACACGTCTAGATGATGCCGCTTTGAGTACCGGGCTCGACAAGGCTGATCTCGACTACCTAGTCGATCAGAATCTTAAAGCCCTTTACGATTCGCGCTTCTGGAACACCACGATCCTGAACGAGCGCGGTGATCCGCACCTCATCACGATCTTCCCAATTCGCAACGACACTAGCGAACATCTCGGCGACCAGATGGAGACCTTGCTCTCGGGGATCGAGACTTCGTTGGTCAACAGTGGTGCTGTATGGGTGGTGAGCCGTGAGCGACAGGCCGAGATGATACGGGAGGTCGTATACCAGCAGTCTGGAGACATCGACCCGGCAAGCGCCGCGAGAATTGGCCTCCAGCTGGGCGCGAAATATTACGTGACCGGAAAGTTGGGGGCAGTCGACGAGCGCCTCAAGAAGGTTCGCCGGGTTCAGTACAGCCTCTTCATCCAGGTCATCGAGGTCGAGAACAGCTTGATTCGTTTCCAGAATGAATCGGCCCGAAGCAAAGCCATCAAGAAGTAA
- a CDS encoding outer membrane protein transport protein, which translates to MSRQSIFLVLVVVLIGQLAWVQPVAAGGLYVAEFATSDMGAAGSGSLARGEDAASAFANPATMTRLDSHQLQLGMAPGVSVVRFDQDSGTPVPGNNGGGQGGFIPLLGSSYVHKVSDRIRAGMGLFSISGAALSPNSDWAGRYQVTDIQLFTLSFVPTVAFKLTDWLSVGVGTTVTYATLDWKLKVPDGVGGEVNVKLDDLDDWAAAALVGILIEPNDKFRVGLTYQSETKLKLQGKFKGLAPDGLDLSLELPLAHAIRADAIWQATDDLAFSFGTAVEFWSSLKDTDIDIGPVETEVRLGFKDSWKLRAGVHYQLNELWMVQTGLSYDSSALGTKDRTPALPIDEQWRWGIGGTYAWSESKTIGFAFQYVNLGKSKIDSTALKGDYKDNEILFFVLNLNMAQLPWNGKASF; encoded by the coding sequence ATGTCAAGACAGTCGATATTTCTGGTGTTGGTCGTTGTGCTCATCGGACAGCTCGCATGGGTACAGCCCGTCGCTGCCGGCGGGCTGTACGTTGCCGAGTTCGCGACGTCAGACATGGGTGCGGCGGGCTCGGGCAGTCTCGCTCGCGGCGAGGACGCGGCCTCAGCGTTCGCCAACCCGGCCACAATGACGCGGCTCGATTCGCACCAGCTCCAGCTGGGCATGGCGCCCGGGGTCAGCGTGGTCAGGTTCGACCAGGATTCGGGCACGCCCGTCCCCGGCAACAACGGAGGCGGCCAGGGTGGTTTCATTCCGTTGCTGGGCAGCTCCTACGTGCACAAGGTCTCGGATCGCATTCGCGCGGGTATGGGGCTCTTCTCGATCTCGGGCGCGGCCCTCTCTCCCAATAGCGATTGGGCGGGTCGCTACCAGGTCACGGACATCCAGCTCTTCACGCTCAGCTTCGTTCCGACTGTCGCCTTCAAGCTCACGGACTGGCTCTCCGTGGGCGTCGGAACAACCGTCACTTATGCGACCCTCGACTGGAAGCTCAAGGTGCCAGATGGGGTGGGCGGAGAGGTGAACGTAAAGCTCGACGACCTGGACGACTGGGCGGCGGCCGCCCTCGTCGGGATCTTGATCGAGCCCAACGACAAGTTCCGGGTGGGCCTCACCTATCAGTCGGAGACGAAGCTGAAGCTTCAAGGGAAATTCAAAGGTTTGGCCCCCGACGGACTGGACCTGAGTCTCGAGCTGCCCCTGGCCCACGCGATCCGTGCGGACGCGATCTGGCAGGCGACCGACGACCTGGCGTTCTCCTTCGGAACCGCGGTCGAGTTCTGGTCGTCACTCAAAGACACGGACATTGATATCGGCCCCGTGGAAACCGAGGTCCGACTCGGCTTCAAGGACTCGTGGAAGCTTCGCGCAGGCGTCCACTATCAGCTCAACGAATTGTGGATGGTGCAAACCGGACTCAGCTACGACTCCTCGGCGCTGGGCACGAAAGACCGCACCCCGGCGCTACCCATCGACGAGCAATGGCGTTGGGGAATTGGCGGAACCTACGCTTGGAGCGAGAGCAAGACCATCGGATTCGCATTCCAATACGTAAACCTGGGCAAGAGCAAGATCGACAGCACTGCGCTCAAGGGAGACTACAAGGACAACGAGATCTTGTTCTTCGTGTTGAACCTCAACATGGCGCAGCTGCCCTGGAACGGGAAGGCCAGTTTCTGA
- a CDS encoding ABC transporter ATP-binding protein gives MAEVSVAISNLEFRYGEGDFALRIPELQVARGEALAFVGPSGSGKTTLLHLIAGIVAPVEGRIVTEGVEVSALSEPARRDFRVGAIGMVFQEFELLEYLSVFDNIVLPYRINSTLRLNGRVRARAHELADRLGIAKLLGRRPAQLSQGERQRVAVCRALVVDPPLLLADEPTGNLDPANKLRVLDLLFDVARERGATLVTVTHDHELLPHFDRVLDFKQFTTSDSP, from the coding sequence GTGGCTGAAGTCTCGGTCGCCATCTCTAATCTGGAATTCCGCTACGGCGAAGGAGACTTTGCCTTGCGTATACCCGAATTACAGGTCGCGCGAGGCGAAGCCTTGGCGTTCGTCGGCCCGAGTGGCTCGGGGAAGACGACGCTTCTCCACTTGATTGCCGGCATCGTGGCTCCCGTGGAGGGCCGTATCGTCACCGAGGGTGTCGAGGTCTCGGCACTCTCTGAACCTGCGCGGCGAGACTTTCGAGTGGGTGCGATCGGCATGGTCTTTCAGGAGTTCGAACTGCTCGAGTACTTGAGTGTGTTCGACAATATCGTGCTGCCGTATCGCATCAACTCTACGCTTCGCCTCAACGGTCGCGTGCGTGCGCGCGCGCACGAGTTGGCCGACCGACTTGGAATCGCAAAACTTCTGGGCCGCCGCCCGGCGCAGCTCTCCCAGGGTGAACGCCAGCGGGTGGCCGTGTGTCGGGCGCTCGTCGTCGATCCCCCGCTACTGTTGGCCGACGAGCCGACGGGCAACCTCGATCCGGCGAACAAGCTGCGCGTTCTCGATCTGCTCTTCGACGTGGCCCGCGAACGCGGTGCCACCCTCGTCACCGTGACCCACGATCACGAATTGCTCCCACATTTCGACCGTGTACTGGATTTCAAGCAGTTCACGACGAGTGATTCGCCGTGA